The genomic stretch GTATAATCCTACGCCAAACGCGTTCATCATCGAATCGAACTGTTTTTGTTTATCTTGGTACACAGTGAACACGGACTGAACGATCAACAACGCTAGAAACAATTGGAGGAATGACATCACTGCCCTTCCCTTGTGTCTAACGAGCTGCTTCACAGCTTGTTCCAACGAATAGGACATCAACTCATCCCCTCAGTTCCTGAAGTAAATTGCCTTTTCCGATTCGCCGCAGGGACATCCAAGCCAGAAAGAGCGATGTCAACACGCCCGCTGCAAACAAGCCGCCATATACGAGCGGTGAAAAAACGGTGTTCAGCTCAAACTGCTCTACGATCTGTTTGACGACCGCTGCACCTGGGAACAACAATACCAACGCTACTACCGAATAGAGGAGCGATTCGGTATACACTTGGCGGCGCAAATTCCGGTTCGTGGCCCCAAATGTATATGCAATGGCCCACTTCTGCCGATCCTTTTCATATTTGTAGACAAGCAAAGACACGGTGTTCAGCAATGTGAAGATCAGAAGCAACAAACACATGCCCAATGAAAACAAAAAGTCTCGATAATAACCGCTCATTTGGTTTTCTGTGTAATCTGTATAATCCTCAAAGTTCGCTCGGTAGCCTTGTTCGGTCATGATTCGGCTGGCTTCCCCCAGCGCATCCGGATTCGCTTCACCAAGTTGTACAGTTATCGTTTGTACCAGAGGTTTTTGATTACCGATCATCCCATTTGCAGCGTCAATGGAGGAATAAACAGTTCTTTGCCCACCTTTCAACACGCCCGCTACCGTAAAATCCACTCCCGCGATACGCAACGTTTTCCCAACTGGGTCAACCGCTGGCGGGAACAGCGCTTCCGCCATGTTCGAAGTGAGCAGCATCTGATTGGGCTTGGTAAATAAATCACCAATTTCTTCAGCAGGCACGCCTTTGAGCGATAGCGAATCGCGAGTTTCCAAAGCAATCGGCCCATTGACCAGCGCAGTCTCCGAGGATATTGGGAGGACGGAATTCGACTCTAGCACCGCCTTCTCAACCCCAGGAATCTTAGCGATCATTTGGGCGACCTGATCTGCATGTGCATAATCAATGCGCGGAGTGAAGTGATTCTGATAAAGATGCTCTCCCTGTAAAAAGCTGCCTTGCATCTGATCATACGCACCAGCAAAGACTGCGAGATTCACGGCCGGAAAAATCAAACCAATGGTCAACGACATCGTGATGAGCAGACTTAATAAGAGATGCCGCTTGATCGAGTTGTATGATTGTTCTAAATCATACAGCCACATACTCATGCCTCTTCAGCCTTCCTCTCCATCGTCACCTGAATCGAGTCTGAGAAGCCCAAGCCATCCCAGATCACCTTGTTTTCTGCATCCAGCATATAAAAACGAGGCGTCATGCTCCAGCCGTATGTGTCATTATCCAGTTTGCGTTCATTAAGAATCAGATTGTGGATCTTTTCATGCTGCACAGAATTCGGCACACTTTTAGGTTTATCTTTCCATACGTAGTAAATTCCGAAGTCATCCAAATTTAAAATCTCTGACGTAATCAGTGCATCCATCGCCTCATGACAGGTGTGGCACTCATCACTGACAAACGCAACCAGTTTGACTCCGCCCCCACTGATTTTCATCTTTTCCCTTCCGTCAATTTGCTCCAAGCTGACTTCTGGGAATTCATGCAGAGTGCCGATAGCAACCGGCTGCGGATCATCTGCGAACAACACATACACACTGCCGCCGACCAGCGTAAATGCCAATACAGCACCGATCAGCACCGAAAACTTCTGTTTTGCCATATGTTGACTCCCTCCTTTACCTCCTTTATTTGGCCAGCAATTGAATCAGTTCGCCTTGTACTTCTTTGGTGGTATAAATCGAACCATTCTTGTCAAAGACCATCGCCAACCCGAATTCTGAACGGAAGCGAACTTCATATTTATTTCCACCAAAATAGTCGTAGTGGGTGGTCAGGATGTTACCTTCTGAATCCAATTGAATCAATCTCTTATCCACATCCCATGCGTAGAGTTGGTTATCAACAGGATTTACAACCAGTTGGCCAATCCCTGACCTTTCCGGAGCTGGCAGCTCTTGTTTTCCTGACCCATCCAAACTGTATTTCACAAATCCGTTGTCAAATTTTTCTTCATTACCCGCCTGATCTTTAACGATCGCCTCATTGCGGAGGAAATACACCATATCGTTGTACATGGTGATCGAAGACACCATCGGCTCTGCAAAGACGTGTGCGCGTTTTCCATCTGCATCATATTTGACCACATGATCTTTGAACCCGACATATGCGTGCTCTTGATCATCGATCCCCATCGTCGTGATCAGGCTTTTCTCATCCAATGTGATACCAAATTGATACTTCCCATTTTCATCGAACACTTTCACCATCGAAGCTGCACCGTCCAGTACCCATAACCGTCCCTGACTGTCCACTCTCACCGTTACAGGTGTAGCCACATTTTCTTTGCCACTGCCCGATGTGAGGAACGTCTCCAACTTACCATGTTGCCACTTCATCACTTTCGAGCTTTTCGGGTCGGCAATATACAAGGCATCCTGCCTCGCATCGTAGCCAAGGCCACGCGGTGTCTGCATCGACTTGTCGATCACCTGAGGGTCCTGATACGTTTGTTTGAATTGAATCATCGCCGGAGCTTCGACTTTTACATCTTTCAATTTTGGGTCTAACCAATTTTCGTCAGATTGCTTGCTTTCTTGTGCGCAACCCGTAGCCAGCATGGAGACCATGATCGTTGAAACCATCAAAGATTTC from Tumebacillus algifaecis encodes the following:
- a CDS encoding NHL repeat-containing protein yields the protein MKIVKSLMVSTIMVSMLATGCAQESKQSDENWLDPKLKDVKVEAPAMIQFKQTYQDPQVIDKSMQTPRGLGYDARQDALYIADPKSSKVMKWQHGKLETFLTSGSGKENVATPVTVRVDSQGRLWVLDGAASMVKVFDENGKYQFGITLDEKSLITTMGIDDQEHAYVGFKDHVVKYDADGKRAHVFAEPMVSSITMYNDMVYFLRNEAIVKDQAGNEEKFDNGFVKYSLDGSGKQELPAPERSGIGQLVVNPVDNQLYAWDVDKRLIQLDSEGNILTTHYDYFGGNKYEVRFRSEFGLAMVFDKNGSIYTTKEVQGELIQLLAK
- a CDS encoding ABC transporter permease, producing the protein MSMWLYDLEQSYNSIKRHLLLSLLITMSLTIGLIFPAVNLAVFAGAYDQMQGSFLQGEHLYQNHFTPRIDYAHADQVAQMIAKIPGVEKAVLESNSVLPISSETALVNGPIALETRDSLSLKGVPAEEIGDLFTKPNQMLLTSNMAEALFPPAVDPVGKTLRIAGVDFTVAGVLKGGQRTVYSSIDAANGMIGNQKPLVQTITVQLGEANPDALGEASRIMTEQGYRANFEDYTDYTENQMSGYYRDFLFSLGMCLLLLIFTLLNTVSLLVYKYEKDRQKWAIAYTFGATNRNLRRQVYTESLLYSVVALVLLFPGAAVVKQIVEQFELNTVFSPLVYGGLFAAGVLTSLFLAWMSLRRIGKGNLLQELRG